A segment of the Sphingobacterium oryzagri genome:
GGTACGGCTTCCCATTTTGGCTTGACAGAACATGTCGACCTGATTATGGGTACGTTTAGTAAGTCGCTGGCTTCACTTGGTGGTTTTGTCGCTGCTGATGCTGATACCATCGAGTACTTAAAACACCGTGCGCGTTCGTTAATGTTCAGCGCAAGTATGACGCCAGCGTCGGTGGCCTCAACGCTAAAAGCTTTGGAAATTATCCAAACAGAGCCAGAGCATATCGAAAAGCTTTGGGCAAACACCAACTATGCTAAAAAATTGTTGTTGGATAATGGTTTCGATCTAGGCTCAACGGAGAGCCCGATACTACCGATCTTCGTCCGCAACAACGACAAGACATATTACGTGACCAAAATGCTACAAGATAGTGGTATTTTCGTCAATCCAGTGGTTGCACCGGCCGTTCCGGCAGAAGAATCGTTAATTCGTTTCTCGCTAATGGCTACACATACTTTTGATCAAATCGACGAAGCTGTTGATAAAATGGCGAAAGTTTTCAAGACATTGGAAGTCGAATCTTTTATGAATGAATGATATGGTACAGATCGTTCCCGTTCAATCGAAAAAGCAACTTGCGCAGTTCATTGACCTGCCTCATGATTTATATGCAAAAGATCCTAACTACGTTCCGGAGCTTTTCATTGCACAACAGGATCTTTTATCAGCGAGGAAGCATCCGTTTTTTAAACACTCGCAAGCGCAAGCATTTTTAGCTTTTAAGGGAGATAAGCTCGTAGGAAGAATACTGGCCATATGGAACAATAACCATAATACGTTCAATAACGTTTTGGAGGGACAGTTTGGATTTTTTGAGAGTATCAACGATCAAGAAGTCGCTACAAAACTCTTAGAAACGGCAGAGCATTGGGTAAAGGAAAAAGGAGGTCATACGATCGTCGGTCCTATCAACTTGACAACGAACGACACCTGTGGTTTGTTGATTGATGGTTTTGACCGTCCGCCGATGGCGATGATGCCGTATAATCCTCCGTATTATATCGATCTGATCACTCATGCCGGATTTGCCGATAAAGTTGATTTAAGAGCTTACTATGTAACTACTTCCACAGCTAGTCAACGTTCGGTCTTGTTATTGGATAGGCTGGAAGAACGATTGAAGCGTTCCGGGATAATATTACGCCAGATTAACCTGAAAGATTTCGCTAACGAAGCGAAGAAAATTAAACAGGTTTACAATAAAGCTTGGGACAAAAATTTGGGCTTCGTGCCCATGACCGATGAGGAATTTGACCATACGGCCAAAGATTTGAAAATGATCGTCGATCCTAAATATTGCATAGTTGCGGAGAAGGATAATGAAGTAATAGGTTTTGCGTTGGGTATTCCGAATATTAACGAAGTGCTTATCAAAGTCAAACGTGGAAGATTGTTGCCTTTTGGTATTTTTAAGCTTCTTTTTGGTTTAAAGAAAATTAAAACGCTCAGGGTGCTTATGCTGGGCGTGATCGAAGGCTATCGCAAGTTAGGCATAGAAGCCTGTTTGTATGGTCGTATTATAAAAAATGCTATTCCTTCTGGAATAGAGGCGGCGGAGTGTTCATGGATGTTAGACCACAATTACATGATGAACCATGCTATAGAACAGATTAACGCAGATCTTTACAAGCGTTATCGTCTGTACGAAAAAGCACTATGAAAAAGAAAGTTTTAGTAACGGGAGCTAGTGGTTTCGTTGGGTCTCATCTTGTGGAGACTGCTGCAAAGCTAGGATACGAAGTGCACGCCGCCGTTAGAAAATCTAGTCTTATCCGTGTTGTCGAACCTTTTGTCCAACAGTTTGTTTATCCAGATTTTGATAATCCTGCATCATTGCAGGAACTTTTTGATACCGAGGGATATGATTATGTCATTCATGCCGCTGCACTGACGAAAGCTAAATCGGAAAGAGAGATCACGGCCGTCAATGTCGGCGTGACCGAGCGCCTGTTAGACGCTGCCTTTCAAGCAAAAAATCCGCCGTTACGAGTCGTTTTTGTCAGTAGCCTGGCGGCAATTGGCCCGGTGCCGTATACAGAAAAGCCGATTCAGGATAACGCCGCTTACCGTCCTGTTACGCTATACGGGCGAAGCAAGCAGGCCGCTGAAGAAATGATTCGTGCGAAATTTTCGACAAAGCCGATCACGGTTATTCGTCCCACGGCTGTGTACGGTCCGCGTGAAAAAGATCTTTTCATTCTTTTTAATACGATGAATAAAGGGTTGGATGCTTACATTGGTAGAGCTCCGCAAAAATTATCTTTCGTATATGTGCGTGATCTCGTTGATGTGTTATTAAGTGCATGCAGTAGCGAGCAGCAGGGCTTGACATTTTTTAATATTACTGACGGACAAGAATATTCCCGGTATGCGATGGCTGAAGTATTTAAAGAGACTTTTGCCAAGAAATTGCTCCGCGTGCATGTGCCATTGGGTTTGGTGCGGCAAGTGGCGAAGATTTCCCAATGGCTTTATCGCAATTCGAGCAAAACACCCGTAATCTATCCTGAACGATTGGGCGAACTGACCGCTCAAAACTGGAGCTGCGACATTTCGCAGGCGAATAAAATTTTAAATTACCATCCAAAGTATAACTTAGCTTCAGGTTTGAAAGAAAGTTTACGCTGGTATAAGCATAACAACTGGTTCTAATAACGTGCCTTATGAGTCAAGAGATTAACAAAAAGCTTTTCGAAGATCGGAAAAGGACAAATATTTTAAGCAATCCTGAACAGAAGTATATATCCTATCTTGTTCCACGTATCCCAAATTGGATATCGTCTGATGGATTAACGGCAATCGGATTTGTTGGGTCGCTGATGATTTTAGTGAGCTTCCTTTTAGCCGAATACGTGTCAAGGCCGCTGTTGTTATTAGGGATTTTTGGTTTTTTCGTGCAGTGGTTTGGCGATTCGCTAGATGGACGTATTGCATTCTATAGAAATAAATCTAGAAAATGGTACGGCTTCGCGCTAGATATCGTGATGGATTGGATCAGCACCGTGATGATTGGTCTGGGCTATGTCTTTTATGCACCGGATGATTTTAAGTATTCGGGCTTTGCTTTGGTATCTTTGTATGGATGGGCAATGATTATTTCGCAATTGCGCTACCGCATTACCGATAAATATACAATCGATGCCGGTTTGATGGGGCCAACCGAAATCCGCGTCGTGATTTGTGCTGTTCTTTTGGCAGAAGTGATCTTTCCAGGAAGTATTAATTA
Coding sequences within it:
- a CDS encoding NAD-dependent epimerase/dehydratase family protein encodes the protein MKKKVLVTGASGFVGSHLVETAAKLGYEVHAAVRKSSLIRVVEPFVQQFVYPDFDNPASLQELFDTEGYDYVIHAAALTKAKSEREITAVNVGVTERLLDAAFQAKNPPLRVVFVSSLAAIGPVPYTEKPIQDNAAYRPVTLYGRSKQAAEEMIRAKFSTKPITVIRPTAVYGPREKDLFILFNTMNKGLDAYIGRAPQKLSFVYVRDLVDVLLSACSSEQQGLTFFNITDGQEYSRYAMAEVFKETFAKKLLRVHVPLGLVRQVAKISQWLYRNSSKTPVIYPERLGELTAQNWSCDISQANKILNYHPKYNLASGLKESLRWYKHNNWF
- a CDS encoding CDP-alcohol phosphatidyltransferase family protein, which translates into the protein MSQEINKKLFEDRKRTNILSNPEQKYISYLVPRIPNWISSDGLTAIGFVGSLMILVSFLLAEYVSRPLLLLGIFGFFVQWFGDSLDGRIAFYRNKSRKWYGFALDIVMDWISTVMIGLGYVFYAPDDFKYSGFALVSLYGWAMIISQLRYRITDKYTIDAGLMGPTEIRVVICAVLLAEVIFPGSINYLVIGICAILFIINCIDTKNLLHLGDLKDWEEKKNKSVPAHEAEAEV